The following DNA comes from Thalassospira xiamenensis M-5 = DSM 17429.
GGGCTGACATATGGCACGGTGCATCGCATTGTTGCTGTATTACAAGAACAACGCTACCTCAAGCCCGAAAGGTCGCACGGGTTCACACTTGGCCCGCGGTTGATTGAACTTGGCTTTGCGGCCTATTCGCGGGTCGATCTTGTGCAGGTGGTCCGGCCATGGTTGGAGGAACTGTCAGATCTAACGCATGATACGGTCCATCTCGCGCGCCGCGAAGGATGGGAAGTTACCTATCTTGATAAACTGCCTGGTGCGCGGCCGGTAGAGATCAGTTCACGGGTGGGTGGTCGCAAACCTGTTATTTCAACGGGGGTCGGAAAGGCCTTGCTGTTTGATGAACCAGAGCTGGTTTTAAAACAGCTCTATGAGCAGGATGGTCACCTGTTGCCAGACCGGATGTCACAGAAAGAATGGCTGGCATTGATGGCGTCATACCGGGCAGAGGGTTATAGCTATGACCTTGGCGAAGATGAACCATCCATTCGCTGTGTTGCCGCACCCT
Coding sequences within:
- a CDS encoding IclR family transcriptional regulator yields the protein MPNIGSNPQTSSHGHVGDVPIRPQPNELTSNKNRNCNANNKQLRKLFPMISGCLFRLLIKNLIRRWDIEDMVEKTKPLKDEHELQAPRSQTLVRGFQIIDAVAERPRNIQEISSVTGLTYGTVHRIVAVLQEQRYLKPERSHGFTLGPRLIELGFAAYSRVDLVQVVRPWLEELSDLTHDTVHLARREGWEVTYLDKLPGARPVEISSRVGGRKPVISTGVGKALLFDEPELVLKQLYEQDGHLLPDRMSQKEWLALMASYRAEGYSYDLGEDEPSIRCVAAPLRDATGKIIAAVSVSSTHEYMSPARMQELIPLVKRIAKSISHELGA